The following are encoded in a window of uncultured Pseudomonas sp. genomic DNA:
- the gspG gene encoding type II secretion system major pseudopilin GspG gives MNKRQSGFTLIEIMVVVVILGILAALVVPQVMSRPDQAKVTVVKGDIKAVAAALDMYKLDNHAYPSTQQGLEALVRKPSGSPQPKNWNRDGYLKRLPIDPWGNVYQYLAPGTKGAFDLYSLGADGKDGGSDQDADIGNWDL, from the coding sequence GTGAATAAGCGTCAATCCGGTTTTACGCTGATCGAAATCATGGTGGTGGTAGTCATTCTGGGGATTTTGGCGGCCTTGGTCGTGCCGCAGGTCATGAGCCGGCCCGACCAAGCCAAAGTCACGGTGGTCAAGGGTGATATCAAGGCGGTGGCGGCTGCTCTGGATATGTACAAGTTGGACAACCACGCTTATCCGAGCACCCAGCAGGGCTTGGAAGCTTTGGTGAGGAAGCCATCAGGCAGCCCGCAGCCGAAGAACTGGAACCGCGACGGCTACCTCAAGCGTCTGCCGATCGACCCCTGGGGCAATGTTTATCAGTACCTGGCACCGGGCACCAAGGGGGCATTCGACCTGTATTCACTGGGTGCTGATGGCAAGGACGGTGGTAGTGATCAGGATGCCGATATCGGTAACTGGGACCTCTGA
- a CDS encoding type II secretion system protein N has translation MSVSLAWQSADWWRLLRAPVPASYNSKNALPIAAQNPEIDQLFGNSNVASDSPAPNTNLRLTLLGSFVHADPQRSSAIIRSEGSSAQRYGINSEVSSGVRLHSVAADHVELIRNGRRERLSFPLHSSAAGNLQSHTQDVMADPVDQLSELQSADLSQLRERMEALRQQMQDSGSLPDTVDPTEQPTENN, from the coding sequence ATGAGCGTTAGCCTGGCCTGGCAAAGCGCCGACTGGTGGCGCTTGTTACGTGCGCCAGTGCCAGCAAGTTACAACAGCAAAAACGCACTACCGATTGCGGCGCAAAACCCCGAAATCGATCAACTGTTCGGCAACAGCAACGTGGCCAGTGACAGCCCCGCCCCCAACACCAATTTGCGTCTCACCCTACTCGGCAGCTTTGTGCATGCCGACCCGCAACGCTCCAGCGCGATCATCCGCAGCGAAGGCAGCAGCGCTCAGCGCTACGGCATCAACAGTGAGGTCAGCAGCGGCGTGCGCCTGCACTCGGTGGCCGCCGATCACGTCGAGCTGATACGCAATGGCCGCCGCGAGAGGCTTAGTTTCCCCCTGCACAGTTCGGCCGCCGGCAACCTGCAAAGCCACACCCAAGACGTCATGGCCGACCCGGTTGATCAGCTCAGCGAGCTGCAATCCGCTGACCTCAGCCAGCTACGCGAGCGTATGGAAGCGCTGCGCCAGCAGATGCAGGACTCCGGCAGCCTGCCCGACACTGTCGATCCCACCGAACAGCCCACGGAAAACAACTGA
- the gspH gene encoding type II secretion system minor pseudopilin GspH produces the protein MNQAGGFTLIELLVVLVILGSLIGLAVFSVGIAGPGRELHNEAERLAGLIGVLAEEAVLDNQEYGLLLGRETYQVLRYEPTQQAWQPLGNKPHQLPAWTELSIELEGAALQLPSAEGDAPSSGVLLPQLLLLSSGEISPFRLRLAERRADGLRLQLVSDGFKLPTVEVEQPAGRSR, from the coding sequence GTGAATCAGGCCGGGGGCTTTACCCTGATCGAACTGCTGGTGGTGCTGGTGATTCTCGGCAGCCTGATCGGTTTAGCGGTGTTCAGCGTGGGCATCGCCGGCCCCGGTCGCGAGCTGCACAACGAAGCCGAGCGGCTGGCTGGGCTGATTGGCGTGCTGGCTGAAGAAGCCGTGCTGGATAACCAGGAGTACGGCCTGCTGCTGGGTCGCGAGACCTATCAGGTGCTGCGCTATGAGCCAACCCAGCAGGCCTGGCAGCCACTGGGCAATAAACCGCATCAACTGCCTGCCTGGACCGAGTTGAGCATTGAGTTGGAGGGTGCTGCGTTGCAGTTGCCATCGGCTGAAGGTGATGCGCCTAGCAGTGGTGTACTGCTGCCGCAGTTGCTGTTGTTATCGAGCGGTGAGATCAGCCCATTTCGTCTGCGTTTGGCTGAACGTCGCGCCGATGGCTTGCGTCTGCAACTGGTCAGCGATGGCTTTAAATTGCCCACGGTTGAGGTCGAGCAGCCGGCAGGGCGCAGCCGATGA
- the gspI gene encoding type II secretion system minor pseudopilin GspI, producing the protein MRRAAGFTLLEVLVALAIFALVAASVLTATTRSLQTAARLEDKTLAMWIADNRLSEMQLAQGAVLDGRDQGELEFAGRRWQWQSEVQVTREADMRRVTLWVAPMAQERSGGDARERAVVSLSGFVGAMP; encoded by the coding sequence ATGAGACGTGCCGCCGGGTTTACCTTGCTTGAAGTGCTGGTCGCCTTGGCGATTTTTGCGCTGGTGGCAGCCAGTGTGTTGACGGCCACCACACGCAGCCTGCAAACCGCTGCTCGCCTAGAGGACAAAACCCTGGCGATGTGGATTGCCGATAACCGGCTGAGCGAAATGCAGCTGGCGCAGGGCGCTGTGCTTGATGGGCGTGATCAGGGTGAGCTGGAGTTCGCTGGGCGGCGCTGGCAGTGGCAAAGTGAGGTGCAGGTCACCCGCGAAGCGGATATGCGCCGTGTCACCCTATGGGTGGCGCCAATGGCGCAGGAGCGCTCCGGCGGTGATGCCCGCGAGCGTGCCGTGGTCAGCCTCAGCGGCTTTGTTGGGGCGATGCCATGA
- the gspD gene encoding type II secretion system secretin GspD, producing MTPTLSRLTFALLAAGLVCSPLPLSAAVTAVTPSASQQEESWTINLKGADIREFIDQVAQISGQTFVVDPRVKGQVNVVSNSPLTLTEVYQLFLSVMATHGFSVITQGDQARIVPNAEAKADADAGRNAPDRLETRLIQVQHGSATELIPLIRPLVPQYGHLAAISSANAIIISDRTANIERIEDLLRQLDQKGQHDYSVFNLQHAWVMDTAEVLRSAVDRGQTKGASGTQVIADGRTNRLILLGPPGARAKLMALAQSLDSPTSRSANTRVIRLRHGDAKSLAETLGEISEKLKPEAGGEAGGKPQTVLIRADESLNALVLLAEPDVVATLEDIVRQLDVPRAQVMVEAAIVEVSGDISDALGVQWAVDARGGSGGLGGTNFSGTGLSVGRVLQAIQDNKSGTDNNTLSNLPDGAIIGLGTDSFGVLVTALSANSKSNLLSTPSLLTLDHQKAEILVGQNVPFQTGSFTTSASGADNPFTTIERQDIGVTLKVTPHINDGASLRLEVEQEISSIAPTSQGVNAVDLITNKRSIKSTILAENGQVIVLGGLIQDDVTQADSKVPLLGDIPLLGRLFRSSKETRIKRNLMVFLRPTVIRDAAGMAALSGKKYSDIRVLGDTREDYRPGVLPRDAVQLFDKAEAAAIDLRE from the coding sequence ATGACCCCGACTCTCTCACGCCTCACCTTCGCTTTGCTGGCCGCCGGCCTGGTTTGCAGCCCGCTGCCACTGAGCGCCGCCGTTACAGCCGTCACGCCAAGCGCCAGCCAGCAGGAAGAAAGCTGGACCATCAACCTTAAGGGCGCCGATATCCGCGAGTTTATCGATCAGGTGGCGCAGATCAGCGGGCAAACCTTTGTCGTCGACCCGCGGGTAAAAGGCCAGGTCAACGTGGTGTCCAACAGCCCGTTGACACTGACGGAGGTCTATCAGCTGTTTCTCTCAGTAATGGCCACGCATGGCTTCAGCGTGATCACTCAGGGCGACCAGGCACGCATCGTGCCCAACGCCGAGGCCAAAGCGGACGCAGATGCCGGACGCAATGCCCCCGATCGTCTGGAAACTCGCCTAATCCAAGTCCAGCACGGTTCGGCGACCGAGCTGATCCCGCTGATCCGCCCCCTGGTGCCGCAATACGGCCATTTGGCCGCGATCAGCAGCGCCAACGCGATCATCATCAGCGACCGCACGGCGAATATCGAACGCATTGAAGACCTGCTGCGCCAACTCGACCAGAAAGGCCAGCATGACTACAGCGTGTTCAACCTGCAGCATGCCTGGGTCATGGACACCGCTGAAGTGCTGCGCAGCGCCGTGGATCGCGGCCAGACCAAGGGGGCGTCTGGCACCCAGGTGATCGCCGACGGCCGCACCAACCGCCTGATCCTGCTCGGCCCACCTGGCGCGCGCGCCAAGCTGATGGCGTTGGCGCAATCGCTGGACAGCCCAACCAGCCGCTCGGCCAATACCCGCGTCATCCGCCTGCGCCATGGCGATGCCAAGAGCCTGGCGGAAACCCTGGGAGAAATTTCTGAAAAGCTCAAACCGGAAGCCGGCGGAGAAGCCGGCGGTAAACCGCAAACCGTGCTGATCCGCGCCGATGAAAGCCTTAACGCTCTGGTCCTGCTGGCCGAGCCGGATGTGGTGGCCACCCTGGAAGACATCGTGCGCCAACTGGATGTACCGCGCGCGCAAGTGATGGTCGAAGCAGCGATTGTCGAAGTCTCTGGTGATATCAGCGACGCGCTCGGCGTGCAGTGGGCCGTGGATGCCCGTGGCGGCAGCGGCGGCCTAGGCGGGACTAACTTCAGCGGCACCGGCCTGTCGGTTGGCCGGGTGTTGCAGGCCATTCAGGACAACAAGAGCGGCACCGACAACAACACCCTGAGCAACCTGCCGGACGGCGCGATCATCGGTTTGGGTACCGACAGCTTCGGCGTACTGGTCACCGCGCTATCGGCCAACAGCAAGAGTAACCTGCTGTCGACGCCAAGCCTGCTGACCCTGGATCACCAAAAAGCGGAAATTCTGGTCGGGCAGAACGTGCCCTTCCAGACCGGCTCATTTACCACCAGCGCGTCGGGTGCCGACAACCCCTTCACCACCATCGAGCGTCAGGACATCGGCGTGACCCTGAAAGTCACCCCACACATCAATGATGGTGCAAGTCTGCGCCTGGAAGTCGAACAGGAAATCTCCTCCATCGCGCCCACGAGCCAGGGGGTCAATGCCGTCGACCTGATCACCAATAAGCGCTCGATCAAAAGCACCATCCTTGCCGAAAATGGTCAGGTCATTGTGCTCGGCGGGTTGATTCAGGATGACGTCACCCAGGCCGACTCCAAGGTGCCGCTGCTGGGTGATATTCCGTTGCTCGGCCGACTGTTCCGCTCGAGCAAGGAAACCCGGATCAAACGCAACCTGATGGTGTTTCTGCGCCCCACCGTGATTCGTGATGCCGCCGGCATGGCCGCGCTGTCCGGAAAGAAATACAGCGATATCCGCGTGCTCGGTGATACCCGTGAGGACTACCGCCCTGGCGTGCTGCCACGTGATGCGGTGCAGCTGTTTGACAAGGCTGAAGCAGCGGCCATCGATCTGCGCGAATAA
- the gspJ gene encoding type II secretion system minor pseudopilin GspJ encodes MKAARGFTLLELLIAIAIFALLGLATYRMLDSVLQTDKVTRNHELQLRELVRAMAAFERDLLQVQARPVRDAFGDPRAALIGDDLQNPVLELTRNGWRNPLGQPRSSLQRVRWQLSGEQWQRRYWTVLDQAQDSQPQVQQALDGVTQLQLRYMDQEGGWQSSWPPLDKSPDEALTLLPQAIELVLQHRRYGELRRLLRLPEGLPARLAQAPGENPDEPTDADSAQPAESQP; translated from the coding sequence ATGAAGGCTGCGCGCGGTTTCACTTTGCTTGAGCTGCTGATCGCCATCGCCATTTTTGCGCTGTTGGGCTTGGCCACCTACCGCATGCTCGACAGCGTGCTGCAAACCGATAAGGTCACGCGTAACCACGAACTGCAGTTGCGTGAGCTGGTGCGGGCCATGGCCGCGTTCGAGCGCGATCTACTGCAGGTGCAGGCCAGGCCTGTACGTGATGCCTTTGGTGATCCGCGCGCCGCTTTAATAGGGGATGATCTGCAAAACCCAGTCTTGGAACTGACGCGCAATGGTTGGCGCAACCCTCTGGGGCAGCCCCGTTCCAGCCTACAGCGGGTGCGCTGGCAGCTCAGTGGCGAGCAATGGCAGCGGCGTTACTGGACGGTGCTCGATCAGGCGCAGGACAGTCAGCCGCAGGTGCAGCAGGCGCTGGACGGTGTCACCCAGTTGCAGTTGCGTTATATGGATCAAGAAGGCGGCTGGCAAAGCAGTTGGCCGCCGTTAGACAAAAGCCCCGATGAGGCGCTCACGCTGTTGCCGCAAGCCATTGAGTTGGTGCTGCAGCATCGGCGTTATGGTGAGTTGCGCCGCTTGCTGCGGCTGCCCGAAGGTTTGCCTGCGCGCTTAGCACAGGCGCCAGGAGAGAATCCTGATGAGCCGACTGATGCCGACAGTGCCCAGCCAGCGGAGTCGCAGCCATGA
- the gspK gene encoding type II secretion system minor pseudopilin GspK encodes MSRQRGMALITVLLVVAVVTVVSAGIIARQQLSIRSSANQLHVRQAWHYALGGETLAKAMLQRDLRQGDPRAPIDHLGEVWAIPRAPFTLDEGGALRVQIIDPSGRFNLNSLLRQGQPNEAAVAQLRRLLLGLQINAPYAERLLDWLDADDQPSGGYGAEDNQYLLAQPAYRAANRELTDVSELRLLLDMTEADYQRLQPYVSALPADAFLNVNTASAQVLASLAEGLSLSAAQGLVAARDGEGYRDVPSFLAQLNGLQVQSQGLAVGSQYFQVLSEVSVGERRQILRSTLQRASDGQVYVLARDLGQGGMLPVPVEEVQP; translated from the coding sequence ATGAGTCGGCAGCGCGGTATGGCGCTGATCACCGTGCTGCTGGTGGTGGCCGTAGTCACGGTGGTCAGTGCCGGGATTATCGCCCGCCAGCAGCTGTCGATCCGCAGCAGCGCCAATCAGTTACACGTTCGCCAGGCCTGGCATTACGCCTTGGGCGGCGAGACCTTGGCTAAGGCCATGCTGCAGCGCGATTTGCGTCAGGGTGATCCGCGAGCGCCAATCGATCATCTGGGCGAGGTGTGGGCCATACCGCGTGCGCCTTTTACCTTGGATGAAGGCGGTGCGTTGCGCGTACAGATCATCGACCCGAGCGGGCGGTTTAATCTCAACAGCCTGCTGCGTCAGGGGCAACCGAATGAAGCAGCTGTGGCGCAACTGCGTCGCCTATTGCTGGGGTTGCAGATTAATGCGCCCTACGCCGAGCGCCTGCTCGATTGGTTAGACGCAGATGACCAGCCCTCTGGCGGCTATGGCGCAGAGGACAATCAATATCTGTTAGCGCAGCCTGCCTATCGCGCCGCTAACCGTGAATTGACTGATGTATCGGAGCTACGCCTGTTATTGGACATGACCGAGGCGGATTATCAACGCTTGCAGCCTTATGTCAGCGCGTTGCCAGCGGATGCCTTCCTTAATGTGAATACTGCCAGCGCGCAGGTGTTGGCTAGCTTGGCTGAAGGGCTGTCGCTGAGTGCCGCCCAAGGCTTGGTCGCTGCTCGGGATGGCGAAGGCTATCGCGATGTGCCGAGTTTTTTGGCGCAGCTCAATGGCCTGCAGGTACAGAGTCAGGGGCTTGCCGTGGGCAGTCAGTATTTTCAGGTGCTCAGCGAAGTCAGCGTGGGTGAGCGCCGGCAGATCTTGCGCAGCACCTTGCAGCGCGCCAGTGATGGTCAGGTATATGTTTTAGCCCGTGATTTGGGGCAGGGCGGCATGCTGCCGGTGCCCGTTGAGGAAGTCCAACCATGA
- the xcpS gene encoding GspF family T2SS innner membrane protein variant XcpS: MAAFEYLALDGKGRQQKGVLEADSARQVRQILRDRQLAPLDVKATRTRENAGAGAHFSVSRGMSARDLALITRQLATLVQAALPIEEALRAAAAQAISPRIQSMLLAVRARVLEGHDLASSLKEFPSAFPELYRATVAAGEHAGHLGPVLEQLADYTEQRQQSRQKIQLALLYPLILMGASLLIVGFLLGYVVPDVVRVFIDSGQTLPALTRGLIVLSDWVKGWGWLAVIILLLAVFALRWALRDEAVKARWHGFLLRIPLVRRLIRATDCARFASTLAILTRSGVPLVEALGIGAQVIANRVIRADVVIAAQKVREGGSLTRALEASGQFPPMMLHMIASGERSGELDQMLARTARNQESDLSAQVALLVGLFEPFMLVFMGAVVLVIVLAILLPILSLNQLVG, translated from the coding sequence ATGGCCGCCTTCGAATATCTCGCCCTCGACGGCAAAGGTCGCCAGCAGAAAGGTGTACTGGAAGCCGACAGCGCTCGCCAGGTCAGGCAGATCCTCCGTGATCGGCAACTTGCTCCTTTGGATGTTAAAGCCACCCGTACCCGGGAAAACGCCGGCGCAGGTGCGCATTTCAGTGTGTCGCGCGGCATGTCGGCCCGCGACCTGGCGTTGATTACGCGCCAGTTGGCGACCTTGGTACAGGCCGCTTTACCGATTGAAGAGGCCTTGCGTGCGGCGGCGGCGCAGGCCATTTCGCCGCGCATCCAGAGCATGTTGCTGGCGGTGCGGGCGCGGGTGCTGGAGGGGCACGACCTGGCCAGCAGCCTAAAAGAGTTCCCGTCTGCGTTTCCCGAGCTGTACCGCGCCACGGTGGCGGCGGGCGAGCATGCCGGCCATCTTGGGCCAGTGTTGGAACAGCTGGCCGATTACACCGAGCAGCGTCAGCAGTCGCGGCAAAAAATTCAGCTGGCGCTGCTCTATCCGTTGATTCTGATGGGTGCCTCCTTGCTGATCGTCGGCTTTCTGCTTGGTTATGTGGTGCCGGACGTGGTGCGGGTGTTTATCGACTCCGGGCAAACCCTGCCGGCGCTGACCCGTGGCCTGATTGTGTTGAGCGACTGGGTCAAAGGCTGGGGCTGGCTGGCGGTGATTATCCTGCTGCTGGCTGTATTCGCCCTGCGCTGGGCCTTGCGGGATGAAGCGGTTAAGGCGCGCTGGCATGGTTTTCTGTTGCGTATTCCGCTGGTGCGGCGCTTGATTCGTGCAACCGACTGCGCACGTTTTGCCTCAACGCTGGCGATTCTGACCCGCAGCGGTGTGCCCTTGGTCGAAGCGCTGGGGATTGGTGCGCAGGTGATCGCCAATCGAGTGATTCGTGCGGATGTGGTCATCGCTGCGCAAAAAGTGCGTGAAGGCGGCAGCCTGACCCGCGCACTTGAGGCCAGCGGACAGTTTCCTCCGATGATGCTGCACATGATTGCCAGCGGTGAGCGCTCCGGTGAGCTGGATCAGATGCTGGCGCGTACGGCGCGTAATCAGGAAAGCGATCTGAGTGCCCAGGTGGCACTGTTAGTGGGCCTGTTCGAGCCCTTTATGCTGGTCTTTATGGGGGCGGTGGTGCTGGTGATCGTGCTGGCCATTCTGCTGCCGATTCTGTCTCTCAATCAGTTGGTGGGGTAA
- the gspE gene encoding type II secretion system ATPase GspE produces MNALLIEVPSKRLPFSFAKRHGVVLLMADGVPSLACRPGADLVALAEAQRFAGAQMQLQAVSLEAFERVLAKVYQHDSASMQLAEDIGGSLDLATLAEQVPETEDLLEQEDNAPIIRLINAILGEAIKENASDIHLETFEKRLVVRFRVDGILREVLEPKRELAALLVSRIKVMARLDIAEKRIPQDGRISLKVGGREVDVRVSTLPSANGERVVLRLLDKQAGRLNLQHLGMSARDRDLMEATVRKPHGILLVTGPTGSGKTTTLYASLVSLNDRTRNILTVEDPIEYHLEGIGQTQVNTKVDMTFARGLRAILRQDPDVVMVGEIRDKETAEIAVQASLTGHLVLSTLHTNSAIGAITRLVDMGIEPFLLSSSLLGVLAQRLVRVLCPHCKQAYQADEAECALLGVAAECAPTLYHSRGCAECHQQGYRGRTGIYELVVFDDHLRTLIHNAASEQEMTRHARSLGPSIREDGRRKVLEGVTTVAEVLRVTREE; encoded by the coding sequence ATGAATGCGCTGCTAATAGAAGTGCCCTCAAAGCGTTTGCCATTCAGCTTTGCCAAGCGACATGGTGTGGTGCTGTTGATGGCTGATGGTGTGCCGAGCCTCGCCTGTCGCCCGGGTGCCGACTTGGTTGCGTTGGCCGAAGCCCAGCGTTTCGCTGGTGCGCAGATGCAGTTGCAAGCCGTTTCGCTGGAAGCCTTTGAGCGGGTGCTGGCCAAGGTTTATCAGCATGACTCGGCATCCATGCAGCTGGCCGAGGATATTGGCGGTAGCCTCGATTTAGCTACCCTTGCCGAACAGGTTCCAGAAACCGAGGATCTGCTAGAGCAAGAAGACAACGCGCCGATTATCCGCTTGATCAACGCCATCCTCGGCGAAGCGATCAAGGAAAATGCTTCGGATATCCACCTGGAAACCTTTGAGAAACGCCTTGTCGTGCGTTTCCGGGTGGACGGCATCCTGCGTGAAGTGCTTGAACCCAAGCGTGAATTGGCGGCCTTGCTGGTGTCACGGATAAAGGTGATGGCGCGCTTGGATATCGCCGAGAAACGCATCCCGCAGGATGGGCGGATTTCCCTGAAAGTCGGCGGCCGTGAGGTGGATGTGCGGGTGTCCACTTTGCCTTCGGCCAATGGCGAGCGGGTGGTGCTGCGTTTGCTCGATAAGCAGGCTGGACGCCTGAATCTGCAGCATCTGGGCATGAGCGCGCGCGACCGTGACCTGATGGAGGCCACCGTGCGTAAACCCCACGGTATTCTGCTGGTCACCGGTCCCACCGGCTCGGGTAAGACCACCACGCTGTACGCCAGCCTGGTCAGTTTGAATGACCGCACGCGCAATATTCTGACTGTCGAAGATCCGATCGAATACCACCTTGAAGGCATCGGCCAGACCCAGGTCAACACCAAGGTCGACATGACCTTTGCCCGTGGCCTGCGCGCCATCTTGCGCCAGGATCCGGACGTGGTGATGGTCGGTGAAATTCGCGACAAGGAAACCGCCGAAATCGCCGTACAGGCCTCGTTGACCGGTCACTTGGTGCTGTCGACCCTGCACACCAACAGTGCGATTGGCGCGATTACCCGCCTGGTGGACATGGGTATCGAGCCATTCCTGTTGTCGTCATCGTTGTTGGGTGTATTGGCCCAGCGTCTGGTGCGGGTGCTTTGCCCGCACTGCAAGCAGGCTTACCAGGCTGATGAGGCCGAGTGCGCGCTGCTTGGCGTCGCTGCCGAATGTGCGCCGACCCTGTATCACTCGCGCGGTTGTGCCGAGTGCCATCAGCAGGGCTATCGCGGGCGTACCGGTATCTATGAGTTGGTGGTGTTTGATGACCACCTGCGTACGCTGATTCATAACGCCGCTTCCGAGCAGGAGATGACCCGCCACGCCCGCAGCCTGGGTCCGAGCATTCGTGAGGATGGTCGGCGCAAGGTATTGGAAGGCGTGACCACGGTCGCGGAAGTGCTGCGCGTAACGCGCGAAGAATGA
- a CDS encoding O-succinylhomoserine sulfhydrylase, with amino-acid sequence MTIEWQAGRLDSDLEGVGFDTLAVRAGQHRSPEGEHSEAIYPTSSYVFRTAADAAARFAGEVPGNVYSRYTNPTVRAFEERIAALEGAEQAVATSSGMSAILAMVMSLCSAGDHVLVSRSVFGSTISLFEKYLKRFGVQVDYVPLADLDAWAAACKLNTKLLFVESPSNPLAELVDIAALADIAHGKGALLAVDNCFCTPALQQPLKLGADIVMHSATKYIDGQGRSMGGVLAGSSKLMTEAVGFLRTAGPTLSPFNAWIFLKGLETLRIRMQAHCASALHLAQWLQQQSGIERVHYAGLTSHPQHELAKRQQSAFGAVVSFEVKGGKEAAWRFIDATRVISITTNLGDTKTTIAHPATTSHGRLSPAERANAGIRDNLIRVAVGLEDLADLQADLARGLAAL; translated from the coding sequence ATGACGATTGAATGGCAGGCTGGGCGTCTGGACAGCGATCTTGAAGGTGTGGGTTTCGACACCCTAGCGGTGCGTGCCGGGCAACACCGCTCGCCGGAAGGTGAGCACAGCGAGGCGATCTATCCAACCTCCAGCTATGTCTTCCGTACCGCCGCCGATGCCGCTGCGCGGTTTGCCGGTGAAGTGCCGGGTAACGTCTATTCGCGCTACACCAATCCGACGGTACGGGCGTTTGAAGAGCGCATCGCGGCGCTGGAAGGTGCTGAGCAGGCGGTGGCCACTTCGTCGGGTATGTCGGCGATTTTGGCCATGGTCATGAGCCTGTGCAGCGCCGGTGATCATGTGCTGGTATCGCGCAGCGTGTTCGGCTCGACCATTAGCCTGTTCGAGAAATACCTCAAGCGCTTTGGTGTGCAGGTCGATTATGTGCCGCTGGCGGATCTCGATGCTTGGGCCGCTGCCTGCAAGCTCAACACCAAACTGTTGTTTGTCGAGTCGCCGTCCAACCCGTTGGCTGAGCTGGTGGATATTGCTGCGCTGGCCGATATTGCCCATGGCAAAGGTGCATTGCTGGCGGTGGATAACTGCTTCTGTACGCCGGCGTTGCAGCAACCGCTCAAGCTCGGTGCTGATATCGTCATGCACTCGGCCACCAAGTACATCGACGGCCAAGGTCGCAGCATGGGCGGTGTGTTGGCCGGCAGCAGCAAGCTGATGACTGAAGCGGTCGGTTTTCTGCGTACCGCCGGGCCGACGCTCAGCCCGTTCAACGCCTGGATCTTCCTCAAGGGCTTGGAAACGCTACGTATCCGTATGCAGGCCCATTGCGCCAGCGCGCTGCACTTGGCGCAGTGGTTGCAGCAACAGTCGGGCATTGAGCGGGTGCATTACGCCGGCCTGACCAGTCATCCGCAACATGAGTTGGCCAAGCGGCAGCAGAGTGCCTTCGGGGCAGTGGTCAGTTTTGAGGTCAAGGGCGGTAAAGAAGCGGCGTGGCGGTTTATCGATGCCACGCGGGTGATTTCCATCACCACCAACCTTGGTGATACCAAGACCACCATCGCGCATCCGGCGACCACTTCCCATGGTCGTCTAAGTCCAGCTGAGCGGGCCAACGCGGGTATTCGCGACAACCTGATCCGCGTCGCGGTCGGCCTCGAAGATTTGGCTGACTTGCAGGCTGACTTGGCCCGCGGTTTGGCGGCGCTCTAG